Proteins from one Capricornis sumatraensis isolate serow.1 chromosome 2, serow.2, whole genome shotgun sequence genomic window:
- the TARS2 gene encoding threonine--tRNA ligase, mitochondrial isoform X4: protein MGLYQRCRRLRFPGLHACGLHTAAVPTPPHWLVERLGYFEELWTAQVKRLASMAQEEQRTIKISLPGGQKVDAVAWKTTPYQLAQQISSNLADTAVAAQVNGEPYDLERPLETDADLRFLTFNSAQGKAVFWHSSTHVLGAAAEQLLGAVLCQGPSTECGFYHDFFLGKERTVKGSELPVLERICQDLAAAAQPFRRLEASQAQLRQLFKAEYTRRGFSEVKTPTLFSTKLWELSGHWKHYREDMFALQPPGLDRPSSSQSDHSASPATDTLALKPMNCPAHCLMFAHRPRSWRELPLRLADFGALHRAEASGSLGGLTRLRCFQQDDAHIFCAPDQLQAEIRGCLDFLYSVYTILGFSFHMALSTRPSGFLGEPCLWDQAEQVLQQALEEFGAPWDLNPGDGAFYGPKIDVHVRDALGRPHQCGTIQLDFQLPLRFDLQYKGQSGALERPVLIHRAVLGSVERMLGVLAESCGGKWPLWLSPFQVVVIPVGTEQEEYAREAQQSLQAAGLVGDLDADSGLTLSRRIRRAQLAHYNFQFVVGQREQSKRTVNIRTRDNRRLGEWDLAEAVQRLLELQDTRIPNAEEIF from the exons ATGGGGTTGTATCAGAGGTGTCGGCGGCTTCGGTTCCCAGGGTTACATGCCTGCGGGCTCCACACG GCAGCTGTGCCGACTCCTCCACACTGGTTGGTAGAGCGGCTTGGCTATTTTGAGGAGCTATGGACTGCTCAGGTAAAGAGGTTAGCAAGCATGGCACAGGAGGAACAGCGGACTATTAAGATATCACTTCCTGGAGGTCAGAAAGTTGATGCTGTAGCATGGAAGACAACTCCTTACCAACTAGCCCAGCAGATCAG TTCAAACCTGGCAGATACTGCAGTGGCTGCTCAAGTGAATGGAGAACCTTATGATCTGGAGCGGCCCTTGGAGACAGATGCTGACCTCAGGTTTCTGACATTCAATTCTGCACAGGGGAAAGCG GTATTCTGGCACTCCAGTACCCATGTTCTGGGGGCAGCAGCTGAACAGCTTCTAGGTGCTGTCCTCTGCCAAGGCCCAAGCACAGAATGTGGCTTTTACCATGATTTCTTCTTAGGAAAGGAACG GACAGTCAAGGGCTCAGAGCTGCCTGTTTTGGAACGGATTTGCCAGGACCTTGCAGCTGCTGCTCAGCCCTTCCGGAGACTGGAGGCTTCCCAGGCTCAGCTTCGCCAGCTCTTCAAG GCTGAGTACACCCGCCGTGGTTTCTCAGAAGTGAAAACCCCTACGTTATTTTCTACGAAGCTCTGGGAGCTGTCAGGGCACTGGAAGCATTATCGGGAAGACATGTTTGCCCTGCAGCCACCAGGCCTGGACAGGCCCTCCAGCTCTCAGAGCGACCACTCTGCCAGCCCCGCCACAGACACACTCGCCCTCAAGCCCATGAACTGCCCTGCACATTG CCTAATGTTCGCCCATCGGCCCAGATCCTGGCGAGAGCTGCCCCTGCGACTGGCCGACTTTGGGGCCCTGCACCGGGCTGAGGCCTCTGGCAGCCTGGGGGGCCTGACCCGGCTTCGGTGCTTCCAGCAGGATGACGCCCACATCTTCTGTGCACCAGATCAG CTGCAGGCAGAGATCCGAGGCTGTCTTGATTTCCTCTACTCTGTCTACACCATCCTTGGCTTTTCCTTCCACATGGCACTGTCTACCCGGCCATCTGGCttcctgggagagccttgccttTGGGACCAGGCCGAGCAG GTCCTGCAGCAGGCCCTAGAAGAATTTGGAGCACCGTGGGATCTCAACCCTGGAGATGGTGCGTTCTATGGGCCTAAG ATTGATGTGCACGTCCGCGATGCCCTGGGTCGACCCCATCAGTGTGGGACGATCCAGCTTGATTTCCAGCTGCCCCTGAGATTTGATCTCCAGTATAAGGG GCAGTCGGGGGCCCTAGAGCGTCCAGTCCTCATTCATCGTGCTGTGCTTGGCTCCGTGGAAAGGATGTTGGGAGTGCTGGCGGAGAGCTGTGGGGGAAAATG GCCACTGTGGCTGTCCCCGTTCCAGGTGGTGGTCATCCCCGTGGGGACAGAGCAGGAGGAATATGCCAGAGAG GCACAGCAGAGCCTGCAAGCTGCGGGACTGGTCGGTGACCTGGACGCTGACTCGGGACTGACCCTCAGCCGGAGAATCCGCCGGGCTCAGCTCGCACACTACAACTTTCAGTTTG TGGTTGGCCAGAGAGAGCAGAGTAAGAGAACAGTGAACATTCGGACTCGAGATAATCGTCGACTTGGAGAATGGGACTTGGCCGAGGCTGTACAACGGCTACTGGAGCTGCAGGACACCAGGATCCCAAATGCTGAAGAAATTTTCTGA
- the TARS2 gene encoding threonine--tRNA ligase, mitochondrial isoform X2, giving the protein MGLYQRCRRLRFPGLHACGLHTAAVPTPPHWLVERLGYFEELWTAQVKRLASMAQEEQRTIKISLPGGQKVDAVAWKTTPYQLAQQISSNLADTAVAAQVNGEPYDLERPLETDADLRFLTFNSAQGKAVFWHSSTHVLGAAAEQLLGAVLCQGPSTECGFYHDFFLGKERTVKGSELPVLERICQDLAAAAQPFRRLEASQAQLRQLFKDNPFKLRLIEEKVTGPTATVYGCGMLVDLCRGPHLRHTGQIGGLKLLSNSSSVWRFPGAPEMLQRVSGISFPTAEELRAWEEWREDAELRDHRRIGKEQELFFFHELSPGSCFFLPRGTRVYNALVAFIRAEYTRRGFSEVKTPTLFSTKLWELSGHWKHYREDMFALQPPGLDRPSSSQSDHSASPATDTLALKPMNCPAHCLMFAHRPRSWRELPLRLADFGALHRAEASGSLGGLTRLRCFQQDDAHIFCAPDQLQAEIRGCLDFLYSVYTILGFSFHMALSTRPSGFLGEPCLWDQAEQVLQQALEEFGAPWDLNPGDGAFYGPKIDVHVRDALGRPHQCGTIQLDFQLPLRFDLQYKGQSGALERPVLIHRAVLGSVERMLGVLAESCGGKWPLWLSPFQVVVIPVGTEQEEYAREAQQSLQAAGLVGDLDADSGLTLSRRIRRAQLAHYNFQFVVGQREQSKRTVNIRTRDNRRLGEWDLAEAVQRLLELQDTRIPNAEEIF; this is encoded by the exons ATGGGGTTGTATCAGAGGTGTCGGCGGCTTCGGTTCCCAGGGTTACATGCCTGCGGGCTCCACACG GCAGCTGTGCCGACTCCTCCACACTGGTTGGTAGAGCGGCTTGGCTATTTTGAGGAGCTATGGACTGCTCAGGTAAAGAGGTTAGCAAGCATGGCACAGGAGGAACAGCGGACTATTAAGATATCACTTCCTGGAGGTCAGAAAGTTGATGCTGTAGCATGGAAGACAACTCCTTACCAACTAGCCCAGCAGATCAG TTCAAACCTGGCAGATACTGCAGTGGCTGCTCAAGTGAATGGAGAACCTTATGATCTGGAGCGGCCCTTGGAGACAGATGCTGACCTCAGGTTTCTGACATTCAATTCTGCACAGGGGAAAGCG GTATTCTGGCACTCCAGTACCCATGTTCTGGGGGCAGCAGCTGAACAGCTTCTAGGTGCTGTCCTCTGCCAAGGCCCAAGCACAGAATGTGGCTTTTACCATGATTTCTTCTTAGGAAAGGAACG GACAGTCAAGGGCTCAGAGCTGCCTGTTTTGGAACGGATTTGCCAGGACCTTGCAGCTGCTGCTCAGCCCTTCCGGAGACTGGAGGCTTCCCAGGCTCAGCTTCGCCAGCTCTTCAAG GATAACCCCTTTAAGCTTCGCTTGATTGAGGAGAAGGTGACAGGCCCAACGGCAACAGTGTATGG gTGTGGCATGCTGGTTGACCTGTGCAGAGGCCCCCACCTTCGGCATACTGGACAGATCGGAGGCCTGAAGTTGCTGTCG AACTCTTCATCAGTGTGGAGATTTCCAGGCGCCCCAGAGATGCTGCAGAGAGTGTCCGGCATTTCCTTCCCCACTGCAGAGGAGCTGAGGGCCTGGGAAGAATGGAGGGAGGACGCAGAGTTACGGGACCACCGACGCATTGGGAAG GAACAggagctcttctttttccatgaaCTGAGCCCTGGGAGCTGCTTCTTCCTGCCTCGAGGGACAAGGGTATATAATGCACTGGTGGCTTTTATCAGG GCTGAGTACACCCGCCGTGGTTTCTCAGAAGTGAAAACCCCTACGTTATTTTCTACGAAGCTCTGGGAGCTGTCAGGGCACTGGAAGCATTATCGGGAAGACATGTTTGCCCTGCAGCCACCAGGCCTGGACAGGCCCTCCAGCTCTCAGAGCGACCACTCTGCCAGCCCCGCCACAGACACACTCGCCCTCAAGCCCATGAACTGCCCTGCACATTG CCTAATGTTCGCCCATCGGCCCAGATCCTGGCGAGAGCTGCCCCTGCGACTGGCCGACTTTGGGGCCCTGCACCGGGCTGAGGCCTCTGGCAGCCTGGGGGGCCTGACCCGGCTTCGGTGCTTCCAGCAGGATGACGCCCACATCTTCTGTGCACCAGATCAG CTGCAGGCAGAGATCCGAGGCTGTCTTGATTTCCTCTACTCTGTCTACACCATCCTTGGCTTTTCCTTCCACATGGCACTGTCTACCCGGCCATCTGGCttcctgggagagccttgccttTGGGACCAGGCCGAGCAG GTCCTGCAGCAGGCCCTAGAAGAATTTGGAGCACCGTGGGATCTCAACCCTGGAGATGGTGCGTTCTATGGGCCTAAG ATTGATGTGCACGTCCGCGATGCCCTGGGTCGACCCCATCAGTGTGGGACGATCCAGCTTGATTTCCAGCTGCCCCTGAGATTTGATCTCCAGTATAAGGG GCAGTCGGGGGCCCTAGAGCGTCCAGTCCTCATTCATCGTGCTGTGCTTGGCTCCGTGGAAAGGATGTTGGGAGTGCTGGCGGAGAGCTGTGGGGGAAAATG GCCACTGTGGCTGTCCCCGTTCCAGGTGGTGGTCATCCCCGTGGGGACAGAGCAGGAGGAATATGCCAGAGAG GCACAGCAGAGCCTGCAAGCTGCGGGACTGGTCGGTGACCTGGACGCTGACTCGGGACTGACCCTCAGCCGGAGAATCCGCCGGGCTCAGCTCGCACACTACAACTTTCAGTTTG TGGTTGGCCAGAGAGAGCAGAGTAAGAGAACAGTGAACATTCGGACTCGAGATAATCGTCGACTTGGAGAATGGGACTTGGCCGAGGCTGTACAACGGCTACTGGAGCTGCAGGACACCAGGATCCCAAATGCTGAAGAAATTTTCTGA
- the TARS2 gene encoding threonine--tRNA ligase, mitochondrial isoform X3 — protein MGLYQRCRRLRFPGLHACGLHTAAVPTPPHWLVERLGYFEELWTAQVKRLASMAQEEQRTIKISLPGGQKVDAVAWKTTPYQLAQQISSNLADTAVAAQVNGEPYDLERPLETDADLRFLTFNSAQGKAVFWHSSTHVLGAAAEQLLGAVLCQGPSTECGFYHDFFLGKERTVKGSELPVLERICQDLAAAAQPFRRLEASQAQLRQLFKDNPFKLRLIEEKVTGPTATVYGCGMLVDLCRGPHLRHTGQIGGLKLLSAEYTRRGFSEVKTPTLFSTKLWELSGHWKHYREDMFALQPPGLDRPSSSQSDHSASPATDTLALKPMNCPAHCLMFAHRPRSWRELPLRLADFGALHRAEASGSLGGLTRLRCFQQDDAHIFCAPDQLQAEIRGCLDFLYSVYTILGFSFHMALSTRPSGFLGEPCLWDQAEQVLQQALEEFGAPWDLNPGDGAFYGPKIDVHVRDALGRPHQCGTIQLDFQLPLRFDLQYKGQSGALERPVLIHRAVLGSVERMLGVLAESCGGKWPLWLSPFQVVVIPVGTEQEEYAREAQQSLQAAGLVGDLDADSGLTLSRRIRRAQLAHYNFQFVVGQREQSKRTVNIRTRDNRRLGEWDLAEAVQRLLELQDTRIPNAEEIF, from the exons ATGGGGTTGTATCAGAGGTGTCGGCGGCTTCGGTTCCCAGGGTTACATGCCTGCGGGCTCCACACG GCAGCTGTGCCGACTCCTCCACACTGGTTGGTAGAGCGGCTTGGCTATTTTGAGGAGCTATGGACTGCTCAGGTAAAGAGGTTAGCAAGCATGGCACAGGAGGAACAGCGGACTATTAAGATATCACTTCCTGGAGGTCAGAAAGTTGATGCTGTAGCATGGAAGACAACTCCTTACCAACTAGCCCAGCAGATCAG TTCAAACCTGGCAGATACTGCAGTGGCTGCTCAAGTGAATGGAGAACCTTATGATCTGGAGCGGCCCTTGGAGACAGATGCTGACCTCAGGTTTCTGACATTCAATTCTGCACAGGGGAAAGCG GTATTCTGGCACTCCAGTACCCATGTTCTGGGGGCAGCAGCTGAACAGCTTCTAGGTGCTGTCCTCTGCCAAGGCCCAAGCACAGAATGTGGCTTTTACCATGATTTCTTCTTAGGAAAGGAACG GACAGTCAAGGGCTCAGAGCTGCCTGTTTTGGAACGGATTTGCCAGGACCTTGCAGCTGCTGCTCAGCCCTTCCGGAGACTGGAGGCTTCCCAGGCTCAGCTTCGCCAGCTCTTCAAG GATAACCCCTTTAAGCTTCGCTTGATTGAGGAGAAGGTGACAGGCCCAACGGCAACAGTGTATGG gTGTGGCATGCTGGTTGACCTGTGCAGAGGCCCCCACCTTCGGCATACTGGACAGATCGGAGGCCTGAAGTTGCTGTCG GCTGAGTACACCCGCCGTGGTTTCTCAGAAGTGAAAACCCCTACGTTATTTTCTACGAAGCTCTGGGAGCTGTCAGGGCACTGGAAGCATTATCGGGAAGACATGTTTGCCCTGCAGCCACCAGGCCTGGACAGGCCCTCCAGCTCTCAGAGCGACCACTCTGCCAGCCCCGCCACAGACACACTCGCCCTCAAGCCCATGAACTGCCCTGCACATTG CCTAATGTTCGCCCATCGGCCCAGATCCTGGCGAGAGCTGCCCCTGCGACTGGCCGACTTTGGGGCCCTGCACCGGGCTGAGGCCTCTGGCAGCCTGGGGGGCCTGACCCGGCTTCGGTGCTTCCAGCAGGATGACGCCCACATCTTCTGTGCACCAGATCAG CTGCAGGCAGAGATCCGAGGCTGTCTTGATTTCCTCTACTCTGTCTACACCATCCTTGGCTTTTCCTTCCACATGGCACTGTCTACCCGGCCATCTGGCttcctgggagagccttgccttTGGGACCAGGCCGAGCAG GTCCTGCAGCAGGCCCTAGAAGAATTTGGAGCACCGTGGGATCTCAACCCTGGAGATGGTGCGTTCTATGGGCCTAAG ATTGATGTGCACGTCCGCGATGCCCTGGGTCGACCCCATCAGTGTGGGACGATCCAGCTTGATTTCCAGCTGCCCCTGAGATTTGATCTCCAGTATAAGGG GCAGTCGGGGGCCCTAGAGCGTCCAGTCCTCATTCATCGTGCTGTGCTTGGCTCCGTGGAAAGGATGTTGGGAGTGCTGGCGGAGAGCTGTGGGGGAAAATG GCCACTGTGGCTGTCCCCGTTCCAGGTGGTGGTCATCCCCGTGGGGACAGAGCAGGAGGAATATGCCAGAGAG GCACAGCAGAGCCTGCAAGCTGCGGGACTGGTCGGTGACCTGGACGCTGACTCGGGACTGACCCTCAGCCGGAGAATCCGCCGGGCTCAGCTCGCACACTACAACTTTCAGTTTG TGGTTGGCCAGAGAGAGCAGAGTAAGAGAACAGTGAACATTCGGACTCGAGATAATCGTCGACTTGGAGAATGGGACTTGGCCGAGGCTGTACAACGGCTACTGGAGCTGCAGGACACCAGGATCCCAAATGCTGAAGAAATTTTCTGA
- the TARS2 gene encoding threonine--tRNA ligase, mitochondrial isoform X1, producing MGLYQRCRRLRFPGLHACGLHTAAVPTPPHWLVERLGYFEELWTAQVKRLASMAQEEQRTIKISLPGGQKVDAVAWKTTPYQLAQQISSNLADTAVAAQVNGEPYDLERPLETDADLRFLTFNSAQGKAVFWHSSTHVLGAAAEQLLGAVLCQGPSTECGFYHDFFLGKERTVKGSELPVLERICQDLAAAAQPFRRLEASQAQLRQLFKDNPFKLRLIEEKVTGPTATVYGCGMLVDLCRGPHLRHTGQIGGLKLLSVSHEDWVSLRCLCFHWSELRKGKNSSSVWRFPGAPEMLQRVSGISFPTAEELRAWEEWREDAELRDHRRIGKEQELFFFHELSPGSCFFLPRGTRVYNALVAFIRAEYTRRGFSEVKTPTLFSTKLWELSGHWKHYREDMFALQPPGLDRPSSSQSDHSASPATDTLALKPMNCPAHCLMFAHRPRSWRELPLRLADFGALHRAEASGSLGGLTRLRCFQQDDAHIFCAPDQLQAEIRGCLDFLYSVYTILGFSFHMALSTRPSGFLGEPCLWDQAEQVLQQALEEFGAPWDLNPGDGAFYGPKIDVHVRDALGRPHQCGTIQLDFQLPLRFDLQYKGQSGALERPVLIHRAVLGSVERMLGVLAESCGGKWPLWLSPFQVVVIPVGTEQEEYAREAQQSLQAAGLVGDLDADSGLTLSRRIRRAQLAHYNFQFVVGQREQSKRTVNIRTRDNRRLGEWDLAEAVQRLLELQDTRIPNAEEIF from the exons ATGGGGTTGTATCAGAGGTGTCGGCGGCTTCGGTTCCCAGGGTTACATGCCTGCGGGCTCCACACG GCAGCTGTGCCGACTCCTCCACACTGGTTGGTAGAGCGGCTTGGCTATTTTGAGGAGCTATGGACTGCTCAGGTAAAGAGGTTAGCAAGCATGGCACAGGAGGAACAGCGGACTATTAAGATATCACTTCCTGGAGGTCAGAAAGTTGATGCTGTAGCATGGAAGACAACTCCTTACCAACTAGCCCAGCAGATCAG TTCAAACCTGGCAGATACTGCAGTGGCTGCTCAAGTGAATGGAGAACCTTATGATCTGGAGCGGCCCTTGGAGACAGATGCTGACCTCAGGTTTCTGACATTCAATTCTGCACAGGGGAAAGCG GTATTCTGGCACTCCAGTACCCATGTTCTGGGGGCAGCAGCTGAACAGCTTCTAGGTGCTGTCCTCTGCCAAGGCCCAAGCACAGAATGTGGCTTTTACCATGATTTCTTCTTAGGAAAGGAACG GACAGTCAAGGGCTCAGAGCTGCCTGTTTTGGAACGGATTTGCCAGGACCTTGCAGCTGCTGCTCAGCCCTTCCGGAGACTGGAGGCTTCCCAGGCTCAGCTTCGCCAGCTCTTCAAG GATAACCCCTTTAAGCTTCGCTTGATTGAGGAGAAGGTGACAGGCCCAACGGCAACAGTGTATGG gTGTGGCATGCTGGTTGACCTGTGCAGAGGCCCCCACCTTCGGCATACTGGACAGATCGGAGGCCTGAAGTTGCTGTCGGTCAGTCACGAGGACTGGGTTAGCTTGAGATGCCTGTGTTTTCACTGGAGTGAGTTGAGGAAGGGGAAG AACTCTTCATCAGTGTGGAGATTTCCAGGCGCCCCAGAGATGCTGCAGAGAGTGTCCGGCATTTCCTTCCCCACTGCAGAGGAGCTGAGGGCCTGGGAAGAATGGAGGGAGGACGCAGAGTTACGGGACCACCGACGCATTGGGAAG GAACAggagctcttctttttccatgaaCTGAGCCCTGGGAGCTGCTTCTTCCTGCCTCGAGGGACAAGGGTATATAATGCACTGGTGGCTTTTATCAGG GCTGAGTACACCCGCCGTGGTTTCTCAGAAGTGAAAACCCCTACGTTATTTTCTACGAAGCTCTGGGAGCTGTCAGGGCACTGGAAGCATTATCGGGAAGACATGTTTGCCCTGCAGCCACCAGGCCTGGACAGGCCCTCCAGCTCTCAGAGCGACCACTCTGCCAGCCCCGCCACAGACACACTCGCCCTCAAGCCCATGAACTGCCCTGCACATTG CCTAATGTTCGCCCATCGGCCCAGATCCTGGCGAGAGCTGCCCCTGCGACTGGCCGACTTTGGGGCCCTGCACCGGGCTGAGGCCTCTGGCAGCCTGGGGGGCCTGACCCGGCTTCGGTGCTTCCAGCAGGATGACGCCCACATCTTCTGTGCACCAGATCAG CTGCAGGCAGAGATCCGAGGCTGTCTTGATTTCCTCTACTCTGTCTACACCATCCTTGGCTTTTCCTTCCACATGGCACTGTCTACCCGGCCATCTGGCttcctgggagagccttgccttTGGGACCAGGCCGAGCAG GTCCTGCAGCAGGCCCTAGAAGAATTTGGAGCACCGTGGGATCTCAACCCTGGAGATGGTGCGTTCTATGGGCCTAAG ATTGATGTGCACGTCCGCGATGCCCTGGGTCGACCCCATCAGTGTGGGACGATCCAGCTTGATTTCCAGCTGCCCCTGAGATTTGATCTCCAGTATAAGGG GCAGTCGGGGGCCCTAGAGCGTCCAGTCCTCATTCATCGTGCTGTGCTTGGCTCCGTGGAAAGGATGTTGGGAGTGCTGGCGGAGAGCTGTGGGGGAAAATG GCCACTGTGGCTGTCCCCGTTCCAGGTGGTGGTCATCCCCGTGGGGACAGAGCAGGAGGAATATGCCAGAGAG GCACAGCAGAGCCTGCAAGCTGCGGGACTGGTCGGTGACCTGGACGCTGACTCGGGACTGACCCTCAGCCGGAGAATCCGCCGGGCTCAGCTCGCACACTACAACTTTCAGTTTG TGGTTGGCCAGAGAGAGCAGAGTAAGAGAACAGTGAACATTCGGACTCGAGATAATCGTCGACTTGGAGAATGGGACTTGGCCGAGGCTGTACAACGGCTACTGGAGCTGCAGGACACCAGGATCCCAAATGCTGAAGAAATTTTCTGA